The Gordonia terrae genome contains the following window.
GCACCGACAGGCCGGCGTCGCGCAAGGCCGAGATGGCACCGATCGCACTCAGATCGTTGAAGCAGATCAATGCTGTCGGATCATGTTCGAGCGCTTCCGGAACCGCCGCATGTGCACCTTCGACCGTCCCGTCAGCGCTGACGTGCGTCACCTGAAGACCGAATCCGACCGCGCTCTGCACCGCGCGCCACCGTTCCCGGTTCTGCCAGGCGAATTCCGATCCGCCCAGATAGACCGCACGGGTGTGCCCGAGCTGAGCCAGATGACTACACAGCTGCATCATCGGACTGAAGTTGTCGGCGACGACCATCGGCAGGTCGACGCCGAGTTCGATGCGGTTGACCAGGACCGCAGGGGCCTCCCGGCGTGCGAGCTGCTTGAGCCCGGCAGTCGGGATGCGGCTGGACAGGAGCATCAGCCCGTCGACCTGTCCGAGCAGGTCGAGAGCTGTGTTCAACTCCTCGTCGGGGTCACCGTTGGAGTCCGCGACGAGCATCCGGTAGCCGTTCTCCGCGGCGCCGCGGTGCATCTCGTTGACCACGTCGAAGAAGTACGCATTCGTCAGGTCCGGCAGGATCACCCCGATGTTCCGCAGACTGCCGAGCGCCAGACCACGTGCGGCGCGGCTCGGGCGGTAGGCCAACTGATCGGCCGCCTCGTGGACCCGGTCGGCGAGCTCCTGCTTCACCTTGGAGGAACCACTCATCACGCGTGAGACCGTGGCTATGGAGACACCGGCGGCCTCGGCCACCGTCGCAATCGTCGGCCGCGACCGAGACCCCTCCGGGCGCTGTGTGGACATGGTGGCGTCGTCCTCCTGATCGGCGTGACAAAGGCGGGTGGTGCTGGTCGATCCGAGAAAGCGATTCCTGATGCTCAGGAGGATGGTAGCGGTTCACCGATCGAGGTCAGGGCTGCCGCCGCGGCGGCAACCGTCTCGGCAGCGGGCATCTTCCACCAGCGACTGCTGAGCACCTCGACCTCGACCAGGCCGGGGTAGCCCGCCGCTCGGCAGTCGGCAACGAAGGCGGCGATGTCGATCGCCCCCTCTCCCGGCATCCCCCGGCTCGTGAGCTCGTCGTCGATGGGCGTACACCAGTCGGCGAGCTGCACCGAAAGCATGCGGTCGCCGGACCCGATGATCTGTTCGCGAAGATCGGTTTCCCACCACACGTGGTAGGAGTCGACGGCGAGGCCGACCAGCGGATGCCCGATGCTCTCGGTCAGGGCGGCAGCCTCCCGAAGCGAGGTGATCGCCGAACGCGTCGCCGCGAGCATCGGATGGAACGGCTCGACCGCCAGGGCCACCCCCGCCTCCACGGCGTACGGGATCAACTGCTCGATACCCTCGCGGATCTGACGGCGTGCGGAATCGAGATCTCCGGTGAGCGGTGGACCACACACGAGCACAAGGCAGTCGGCACCCAGCGCTCTTGCCTGGTCCACGGCCCGGCGGTTGTCGTCGAGTCTCTCCCGACGCAGCGATTCGGTCGGCTGGGGGAACATGCCACCGCGGCACACGCTGGTCACTCGTAGCCCCGCGTCGTCCAGCCGGCCACGAGCGTCGCGGAGATCAGTGCCCTCGAGGACATCACGCCACAGGCCAACCCCGCCGAACCCGTACCGAACGGCGAGGTCGAGCACCTCGTCGAGCGACGAACCGCGGATGGTCGCGGAATTGAGGCTGCACTCCGACAGTCGCACGGCGTCAACCGATCCCGTGTACGGCGAAGTAGGCGGCGGCGCGGCGTGCGGTGCTCTCGGGATCGACGAACAGTCCGATCCCGTCGGCCTCCCGCACGAGGTCGGCCAGGTGGACCAGAGTGCGCCCGGCCTCGAAGCCGCCGATCATCCGGAAATGCGACTGCTGCCCGTTGAGGTAGGCGAGCCATGCCACACCGACCTTGTAGTACTGCGTGGGTGCGGCGAAAATCAGCCGGGCGAGCGGCTCGGTCGGGCCGAGGATCTTCCGGAAACCCGCGACGTCGTCGGCGTCCAGGCGTGCAAAGGCGGCCGATGCGTACGGCCCCAGCGCCGCGAACGCGCCCAGCAACGCGTCGCTGTGCCCGTCGTCGTCACCGGCGATCATGTCGACGTAGTTGTAATCGTCGCCGGTGTAGACCCGCACTCCGTCCGGAAGCCGTTGTCGCAGCCTGACCTCGAGTGCCGGATCGAGCAGTGACACCTTGATGCCCCGGACCCGCTCGGCGTGCGCGCCGATGATGTCGACGACGGTGTCCATTGCCGTGTACGGGTCTCGATGTCCCCAGTAACCGTCCAGTGCGGGATCGAAAACCGCTCCCAGCCAATGCAGGACGACCGGACGCCGCGCCTGCGTGAGCACCTTGTCGTACACGGCGAGGTAGTCGTCGGGGCCACTCGCCGCGGTCGCCAGATGTCGGCTCGCCATGAGCACGCAGTCACCTCCGAATGCTTCGATCGCCGAGAGCTGTTCAAGGTAGGCATCGGCGATCTCGGTGGTGGACGGACGCTCCGTGGTGATCTGATCAGTGCCGATCCCGACCACCACACGTCCACCGAGATGCCGGGCCTCGTCCAGTGTCCGCGAGGCGAGTTCCCGCGCGCCTTGCCAATTCAGGCCCATGCCGCGCTGCGAGGTGTCCATCGCCTCGGCGACCCCCAATCCGAGAGACCACAGGTCACGCCGTAACCGCAGGGTTGCATCCCAGTCGATCTGGTCGCCACCACCGGCCGCGGACGCCCGTCGGGGATCGGCGACGACGTGGGCTGCTGCGAAGACGTCGCGACTCCGTGGCGGGGTCGCGACCGTCGCGAGGGTCGCCGGTGCTCCGAGGAGATGCACCGAGGTACCCGTGGCTGTCGGCAGGGTCAGCGTGGTCATGACACTCCTGTAATCGCTTTCTTGCGGATTGACACACGAAGCCTATACCCTCTGAATATCGAGGTAAAGACCGTTCGTCTTCGCAACCTCGGTCCAGAAAACAGTTTCTAGGCGGTGTGCCGAACCCACCGCCATCCCCCGACGAAAGGGCTTCGATGGCCGACACGCAGAGGGTCGGGGCTCGCGAGAGCCTGGCCGGTAAGACAGCGATCGTCACGGGCGCCGCGGGCGGCATCGGATCAGCGATCGCGGCCGGTCTGACCCGCGAAGGGATGCACGTCGTGGGCCTCGACGCCGACGGGCGGGTCGACGACCTGATGGGATCGATGGGCGGCTCGGCGGTGTGCGGTGACCTGACCGACGCCGCGGTCAGCCAGGCCGCGATCGACGCCGCGATCACCCGCACCGGGCGGCTCGACGTGATCGTGAACGCAGCCGGGATCCAGAAGCGGACCGACGCGATCGACATCTCCGACGACGACTTCGATCGGCTGCTCGAGGTGAATGTGTCGTCGGCGTTCCGGCTGATCCGCCAGGCCACCAAGAGCCTTGTCGAGACGAAGGGCAGCGTGGTCAACGTCGCCTCCCTGTCCGCCGACCGCGCCGTACCCGGGATCGTCCCCTACGGCGCGACGAAATCCGCACTGACACAACTGAGCAAGGGGCTTGCCGTCGAACTGGGCAAGTACGGAATCCGGGTCAATGCCGTGGCCCCGGGTTACATCGAGACCGCGATGACCGCAGATGTACTCGGCGAGGCCGAGTTCCGCGATGCCAAACTCACACGCATTCCGCTACAACGCTTCGCCGACGGTGACGACGTGGCCGACGTCGTGACGTTCCTCGTCTCGGACGCCGCACGGTACGTCACCGGCGTCGTCCTGCCGGTCGACGGCGGTTACTCGATCACGTGAACCGACAGGTCCCGGCGGCGACGCCACCGGCCGAGGCCTCGCGAGCCCCGACACCGTGGCACGTCGTCGTCGCACCGGATTCGTTCAAGGGCAGTGCATCCGCGCACGAGATCGCGGCGGCGATCACCACCGGCTGGCTGCAGGCCCGCCCGTCCGACCGTCTGACCGTGCTGCCCCAGGCGGACGGTGGCGAAGGGACGCTGTCGGCGATCGCCTCGTCGACCGCGGACTCGCGCTGGCACGTCGTCGGCAGACCGGTGTGCGGACCAGACCGCCGGCCCGTCGAAGCCCGCTGGCTCGAACTGCCCGGTTCGGTCGCCGTCATCGAACTCGCGGAGTCGAGCGGCCTTCCCCTGATGGCGCACCCGGCGCCGACCCGGGCGACGACCCGCGGGCTGGGACAGGTGATCATGGCCGTTCTGAGCACCGGCGCACGTCGAATAGTCGTCGGCCTGGGCGGATCGGCATCGACCGACGGCGGGGTCGGGGCCCTGCTCGAACTGGGCCTGCGCCTCTATGACGACGACGATCGGCCGGTCCACGTCGTCGATGCGCTCGATCTCGAACGCGTGACCCGAATCGACTCCACCGGACTCGCCGCCCTCCCACCCGATGGGGTCGAGATCCTGACCGACACGACGGCCACATTGTGCGGACCGGCCGGGGCGGCACACACGTTCGGCGCACAGAAGGGCGCCGACCAGCCGACGCGTCGGGCTCTGGACCGTGCGTTACACCACTTCGGCGGTGTCATGGCAGACCATTTCGGGATCAGCGCAACACAACCCGGCGCCGGCGCCGCGGGCGGAACCGGCTTCGGACTCCTGGCGTGGGGAGCGACGCAGGCCCCCGGGGCACTGCGGGTCAACGAGCTCACCGGATTGACCGCGGCACTGCCCACCGCAGATCTCGTCATCACCGGCGAGGGCTGCTACGACCGCACCTCGTCGACCGGGAAACTCGTGGGAACCGTCCTCCGGCACTGCGCCGAACGAGGTGTGCGTTCGCTGGTTGTGGCCGGACGGTTCGACGCCCGCCCGCCGGACCTCGCGGTGGAACTGTCGGCGGTGGCCGGTTCGGCGGAGGCCGCCATGGCGGATCCCACCGCGCACGCGGCCGCGGCGGTCAGGGGGGTGGCCACGTCCGTCAACGAAGCGAAACCGATTTCTTGATTCCCGTTGCAGCCGGCCCGACGCCGGCGGCCGCCGGGCCGAGCCGATGAGGAGTACGACGACATGACCGACCCGATCGCAACCAACTCCACTCCCCTGAGTCTGCACGTAGGGGACACCGCGACCTTCACCAAGACCGTCGGCGAATACGACGTATACGGATTCGCGGGCATCACCGGCGATTTCGCGCGCAATCACATCGACCGCTCGTACATGGAGGCCGGTTCCTACGGCGAGCGCATCGCCCACGGAGTCCTGATCCTGGGTCTGTCCTCGACTGCGTCGACCGAGATCGCGGCACGTGCCGGCGAGCGCGCGGTGTCCTACGGCTACGACCGTGTCCGCTTCGTCGCGCCGGTCTTCCTCGGGGACACGGTCACCATCACCTACACAGTCGACCGGATCGATGATGCCGACCAGAAGTCGCACTCGTCGATCGTCGCGACGAATCAGCGCGGCGAGACCTGCATGGTGGCCACCCATGTCCTGAAGTTCCTGCCGCACAACGATTCCGCATCCTGAGCCGTCCGCCTCGACGACCCACCCCGACCACCCGATCCGTCCGTCCCACCAGGAGAGCTCGTGCACACACCTCGAATCCTCACCGCCCGCCAGGCTGCCGACCTGATCCACGACGGCGACACCATCACGGTCAGCTCCTCGTCGGGTCTCGGCTGCCCGGACGCCGTCCTCGCCGGTATCGGCACACGGTTCGACGAGACCCGTTCGCCCGCCGGGATCACCAGCGTTCACAGCATTGCCGCGGGCGACATGTGGGGGATCAAGGGCATCGACCATCTCGCCCGTCCCGGCCTGCTCCGCCGCGTCGTCGCCGGTTCCTATCCGTCCGGTCCGTCGAGCGCCGACCCCCCCGCGATCTGGCAGATGATCGAGAACAACGAGGTCGAGGCCTACAACCTTCCGTCGGGCATTCTGTTCCAGCTCCATCGGGCCGCGGCCGCCAAGCAGCCCGGGGTGCTGTCGCAGGTCGGCATCGACACCTTCGTCGACCCCCGCGTCGGAGCCGGACGGATGAACACCATCACGCCGAACGCCTACGTCCGGGTGCAGGAGATCGACGACCAGGAGTGGCTGTTCTACGAGGCGCTGGTTCCCGACGTCGCCGTCATCCGCGCGACCACCGCCGACACCCACGGCAACCTCACCTTCGAAGAAGAGGCCTCGCCCCTGGGTGCGCTCGACCTCGCCTACGCCGCACACAACAACGGCGGGGTGGTCATCGCGCAGGTGAAGTACCTGGCCGAGGGCGGCAGTCTCGCACCGCAGGCGGTCCGGGTACCCGGCATCCTCGTCGACGCCATCGTCGTCGTGCCCGACCAGCTACAGACCACCCAGACCCCGTACGACCCCGCCATCTCGGGTGAGCTGCGACGCCCACTGAGCACCCTCGACCCCGTCCCCTTCTCCTTGGAGAAGATCATGGCGCGTCGCGCCGCTGCGGAGTTGCGATCCGGCGAGATCGCCAACATAGGTTTCGGCGTCTCGGCACTCGTCCCCCACGTTCTCGTGGAAGAAGGTCTTCCACAGGCAGTCTCGTGGGTGATCGAACAGGGCGCGGTCGGCGGTGTCCCGCTGCTCGACTTCGTTTTCGGCGTATCGCAGAACCCCGACGCGATCATGCAGAGCTCGGATCAGTTCACGCTGTTGCAGGGAGGCGGGTTCGAGCATTCGCTGCTCTCGTTCCTCGAGATCGATCGGCACGGCAACGTCAACGTGCACAGCCTGCCCAAGCGGCGTCATGTCACCGCGGGCCTCGGCGGCTTCGTCGACATCACCACGGGAGCACCCTCGATCGTCTTCGTCGGCTCGTTCACCGCGGGCCGTCGTGACATCGGGATCGGGAACGGCCGGCTGGACATCCGAGCCGACGGTCCGCACACCAAACTGGTCGCCGACGTCGACTCACCGACCTTCTCGGGCCGGCGAGCGATCGAGAAGGGTCAGCGGGTCCTCTATGTCACCGAGCGTGCGGTCCTCGAACTCCGGCCGGCAGGCATCACCGTCGTCGAGATCGCTCCCGGCGTGGATCTACAGCGCGACGTACTCGACCGCTCGGAGTTCGAGCTCCTCGTCGACCCCGACCTGCGCACCATGGCCTCGGGCCTGTTCTCGCCGGACCGCATGGGGCTGACCCTCGACCTCCAGCCTGCGCATTCGCGCATCCGCGCGCTGGACTGAGGACACCCGGACCGAGGCCGGACCGTCAGGCCACGCGGTGCCGCTGCTCGGCGAGAACCGGCAGGATCTGTTCGCGGATGCGCACTTCGGTGGCCGCGCCGTCGATCGGGACCAGGATCACCGCGTCGGCGACCTCGGCCGCGTAGATGTCGCGGACCAGCGTGATCAGTCCGTGGGTGGTCCCGATGTAGCGGATGGTCCCGGAGCTCGCCTCCGACGACGCGACCACCGCGGCAGCGGCCGCCGCACGCGCCGACGCGGCATCCGGCGCGACGGCCACCTCCACCTCCAGGGCGACAACGAATCTCGCTTGATCGTGGCTGCCGGCCCGGAGCAGGGAACGCGCCCGCTGCGCATCGCGAAGGGTCTCGCGTCGCACGACGATCGGAAATGTCTGTGCCAGTTCGTCTCCGGCGACGGCGACCTGAAATCCCGGCCGGCCGATGCTGATCGGGGCCGTCGGTGGGGATGTCGGTGCGGGGACCACGGTGCCGCGGTCTGCACGTGCGTCGAGTTCGATGGTCATCGTGTCACCCCTCGTTCGAGTTCGGTCGGATCGTCTGTTCGGTCAGTGCTTGCGGTCAGGGCGCGTAGCGCGTCGAGCAGCCGGTCGATGTCATCGGAGGTGGTTCCCGCGCCGAAACTCGCGCGAACCGCGCCGGCCGGATGACCGAGACGTCTGAGCAGCGGGTGGGCACAGAACCGGCCGTCGCGCACACCGATGCCGTGTTGTGCACTCAGATACTCCGCGACGACCCGCGGTGCGATGCCGTCGACGGTGAAGCCCGCGATGCCGACCCGATCGGTGGAGTCGGCGAAGATCCGCAACGGCCGCACCCCGTCGATCGCGGCCAGTCCCCCGTCGAGACGCTCGGACAGGCGCGCCTCGTGCAACCCGATCGCCTCCGGCCCGAGGTCGGCGAGTGCGCGACAGGCCCGGGCGATCGACACCGCGCCGAGCACGTTCGGCGAGCCGGCCTCGTGGCGGGCGGCCCCGGTGTGCCAGGTGACCCCACCGGCACTCGGACCCAGGTCGACGTCGGCGGTCGCACCGCCGCCGGCAAGGTAGGCATCGGCGGCGTCGAACCAGTCCCGGCGGCCGATCAGGACTCCGGCGCCGAAGGGCGCGTACGCCTTGTGTCCGGAGAAGGCCAGGTAGTCGATGCC
Protein-coding sequences here:
- a CDS encoding LacI family DNA-binding transcriptional regulator, with product MSTQRPEGSRSRPTIATVAEAAGVSIATVSRVMSGSSKVKQELADRVHEAADQLAYRPSRAARGLALGSLRNIGVILPDLTNAYFFDVVNEMHRGAAENGYRMLVADSNGDPDEELNTALDLLGQVDGLMLLSSRIPTAGLKQLARREAPAVLVNRIELGVDLPMVVADNFSPMMQLCSHLAQLGHTRAVYLGGSEFAWQNRERWRAVQSAVGFGLQVTHVSADGTVEGAHAAVPEALEHDPTALICFNDLSAIGAISALRDAGLSVPEDISVTGFDDIVLARHIAPALTTVTSPKAQLGRRAWDLMRVMLDSDERPDSPEPLSAQVVLRRSTGPARILHG
- a CDS encoding sugar phosphate isomerase/epimerase family protein, whose amino-acid sequence is MRLSECSLNSATIRGSSLDEVLDLAVRYGFGGVGLWRDVLEGTDLRDARGRLDDAGLRVTSVCRGGMFPQPTESLRRERLDDNRRAVDQARALGADCLVLVCGPPLTGDLDSARRQIREGIEQLIPYAVEAGVALAVEPFHPMLAATRSAITSLREAAALTESIGHPLVGLAVDSYHVWWETDLREQIIGSGDRMLSVQLADWCTPIDDELTSRGMPGEGAIDIAAFVADCRAAGYPGLVEVEVLSSRWWKMPAAETVAAAAAALTSIGEPLPSS
- a CDS encoding dihydrodipicolinate synthase family protein; its protein translation is MTTLTLPTATGTSVHLLGAPATLATVATPPRSRDVFAAAHVVADPRRASAAGGGDQIDWDATLRLRRDLWSLGLGVAEAMDTSQRGMGLNWQGARELASRTLDEARHLGGRVVVGIGTDQITTERPSTTEIADAYLEQLSAIEAFGGDCVLMASRHLATAASGPDDYLAVYDKVLTQARRPVVLHWLGAVFDPALDGYWGHRDPYTAMDTVVDIIGAHAERVRGIKVSLLDPALEVRLRQRLPDGVRVYTGDDYNYVDMIAGDDDGHSDALLGAFAALGPYASAAFARLDADDVAGFRKILGPTEPLARLIFAAPTQYYKVGVAWLAYLNGQQSHFRMIGGFEAGRTLVHLADLVREADGIGLFVDPESTARRAAAYFAVHGIG
- a CDS encoding SDR family NAD(P)-dependent oxidoreductase, whose product is MADTQRVGARESLAGKTAIVTGAAGGIGSAIAAGLTREGMHVVGLDADGRVDDLMGSMGGSAVCGDLTDAAVSQAAIDAAITRTGRLDVIVNAAGIQKRTDAIDISDDDFDRLLEVNVSSAFRLIRQATKSLVETKGSVVNVASLSADRAVPGIVPYGATKSALTQLSKGLAVELGKYGIRVNAVAPGYIETAMTADVLGEAEFRDAKLTRIPLQRFADGDDVADVVTFLVSDAARYVTGVVLPVDGGYSIT
- a CDS encoding glycerate kinase; translated protein: MNRQVPAATPPAEASRAPTPWHVVVAPDSFKGSASAHEIAAAITTGWLQARPSDRLTVLPQADGGEGTLSAIASSTADSRWHVVGRPVCGPDRRPVEARWLELPGSVAVIELAESSGLPLMAHPAPTRATTRGLGQVIMAVLSTGARRIVVGLGGSASTDGGVGALLELGLRLYDDDDRPVHVVDALDLERVTRIDSTGLAALPPDGVEILTDTTATLCGPAGAAHTFGAQKGADQPTRRALDRALHHFGGVMADHFGISATQPGAGAAGGTGFGLLAWGATQAPGALRVNELTGLTAALPTADLVITGEGCYDRTSSTGKLVGTVLRHCAERGVRSLVVAGRFDARPPDLAVELSAVAGSAEAAMADPTAHAAAAVRGVATSVNEAKPIS
- a CDS encoding MaoC family dehydratase produces the protein MTDPIATNSTPLSLHVGDTATFTKTVGEYDVYGFAGITGDFARNHIDRSYMEAGSYGERIAHGVLILGLSSTASTEIAARAGERAVSYGYDRVRFVAPVFLGDTVTITYTVDRIDDADQKSHSSIVATNQRGETCMVATHVLKFLPHNDSAS
- a CDS encoding acyl CoA:acetate/3-ketoacid CoA transferase, whose amino-acid sequence is MHTPRILTARQAADLIHDGDTITVSSSSGLGCPDAVLAGIGTRFDETRSPAGITSVHSIAAGDMWGIKGIDHLARPGLLRRVVAGSYPSGPSSADPPAIWQMIENNEVEAYNLPSGILFQLHRAAAAKQPGVLSQVGIDTFVDPRVGAGRMNTITPNAYVRVQEIDDQEWLFYEALVPDVAVIRATTADTHGNLTFEEEASPLGALDLAYAAHNNGGVVIAQVKYLAEGGSLAPQAVRVPGILVDAIVVVPDQLQTTQTPYDPAISGELRRPLSTLDPVPFSLEKIMARRAAAELRSGEIANIGFGVSALVPHVLVEEGLPQAVSWVIEQGAVGGVPLLDFVFGVSQNPDAIMQSSDQFTLLQGGGFEHSLLSFLEIDRHGNVNVHSLPKRRHVTAGLGGFVDITTGAPSIVFVGSFTAGRRDIGIGNGRLDIRADGPHTKLVADVDSPTFSGRRAIEKGQRVLYVTERAVLELRPAGITVVEIAPGVDLQRDVLDRSEFELLVDPDLRTMASGLFSPDRMGLTLDLQPAHSRIRALD